The nucleotide sequence GACTTCCTCTCGCATTGCGTGCTTAATGGGAACTCCTCCGACGAGTTTCTTCGTGACATCATCATCAACTTCGTGTTTGCCGCTCGGGAGACCACGCCGACCGTCATGACCTGGTTTTTCTGGTTAGTCTCGACCcggcccgaggtcgaggaaagAATTGTGGATGAGATCAATTCAGTCAGGGGAGGCATGGAAATCCGGATGGAAAGCTGACACTGGATGAGCTGAGAGAGATGGATTACCTCCACGCGGTGCTGTCGGAGACGCTAAGGCTGTACCCCCCGGTGCCGCTCTGTCCGCGGCAGTGCGCGGAGGATGACATGCTGCCGGACGGGACAGTGGTGAAAAAGGGGTGGAGGGTGATTTACAACAGCTACGCAATGGGTGCGATGGAGAGCATTTGGGGGGTGGACTGCAAGGAGTTTAAGCCAGAGCGGTGGTTGGAGAACGGAGTTTTTCGTCCAAAGAGTCCGTTCCAGTTCCCGGTGTTCCATGCCGGGCCGAGGACGTGTCTGGGGAAGGAGACGGCATACATCCAAATGAAGGTGCTGGCTGCAAGCGTCATCGAAAGGTTTAGTTTCGAGGTGGCGGCGAGGACGGAGGTTGAATTTGTCTCGACTTTGAAGATGAAAGGGGGTACACCGGTGTCGGTGAGGGAGAAGCAGGGGAAAAGAACGTGCGAAGGTGGCGGTGACTTTGTAGTGGCTTGATGTCGTTGCCATTCGGTGCAGAGCCCAGCCATACTAGCACTGTACGTTAGTTATGCTTTTTAGTTTTCCTGGTTttctattttaatattattCTATTATATGGCAAGTTCATGGCATGATCCTTGTGGCGTCCTTTAGTCAGCTCCTATCAAGAAAAGGTGGTAAGGGAAATCCTTGAATGGCGATAGTGTGAGCTGACcaaacctatatatatatatatatatatatatatatatatatataagctctgtatttgtttctttttttaagaaaaatatttcagCTTTCGATCATTGGTGGATTGCTTGAGAACCTTGTATGGTTTACAGAACCCCGTAACAAATGATATAGAAGGAACCTAGGGTTTTGATGAGAGCAGTTCTATCAAAGAGCAACTCTCATGTGCATAACCTTTGGAATTACAGCCTAACTACAAATGGAATAGTAAGAGTTTTGACAATATCTGTTGTACGTTTACATCGGACACCATTGATATGGTGAATCATGTGTAGTGCAATAATGGTATTCCATTGGTGCAGgggaaaataaatagaaaaggaaaagtatTGCTGCAACATTTAGCAATCACGCTCCCTATCCTAATCCAACACTCACAAAATTTTGGAACAATATCATAAAATTAATGTTTGCGCTCCACCATCCTTACATAATATATCGTGGAAAAATGAGTAGGAGGAAGTGTTCATATCtatggagagagaaggaaaatgtTTGTTCTTCCATCTCTAGTTTTGCTTTCAAGTTATTACGACTTTCTTCAATCACCTAGAACTTGTACCAACTGCAACAAGCGAAGCATAAGCCCCGTCTGCCAACTCCATGAGGGCTTCATGTCGTCCTTGCTCAACGATCAGACCGTTCTTTACCAGAGCAATTATATCGGCTCCTTTAATTGTGGATAAACGATGAGCCACAACCACCGTCGACCTTCCAACCATCACCCTATTTAATGCTTCTTGCACCACATGCTCAGATTCCACGTCTAAAGCGCTGGTTGCTTCATCAAGCAGCAGAATTTTAGGGTTCTTGATAACCGCTCTTGCAATTGCTATACGCTGCTTCTGCCCACCGGACAGTTGCATCCCTCTCTCTCCGACATTGGTGTCATATCCTTGGGGCAATGCCGATATGAACCAATGGGCATTTGCTATTTCAGCAGCTGCAATGATCTCTTCTTCCGATACCTCCCTTTGCTTTCCATAAGCTATGTTGGCATGGATTGTGTCGTTGAACAGCACGGGCTCTTGGCTTACCAAGCCTATCTGTCGTCTAAGCCAATTGACTCTAAACTTCTGGATTGCTACTCCATCTAACAAGATTTTGCCGGAATCAGGGTCATAGAATCTCTCCAGCAGGGCGATGGCCGTCGATTTTCCACTTCCACTCTCTCCAACAAGTGCGACGGTCTGTGCAATAAACTTTAAATTGTGAGCATCAAGAAAGATAGCTAAGAACtattgtgaggacccatgcaggTGTATATCTAATC is from Phoenix dactylifera cultivar Barhee BC4 chromosome 6, palm_55x_up_171113_PBpolish2nd_filt_p, whole genome shotgun sequence and encodes:
- the LOC120111208 gene encoding cytochrome P450 94A1-like, which produces MDVHRFIHAFEAVWGVVNKRFNQPCFLWKLQRLLGVGSERRLKEEIGDVHEFAMRIVKQRKGRKPEEIRSSSDFLSHCVLNGNSSDEFLRDIIINFVFAARETTPTVMTWFFWLVSTRPEVEERIVDEINSVRGGMEIRMES